One Elaeis guineensis isolate ETL-2024a chromosome 10, EG11, whole genome shotgun sequence genomic window carries:
- the LOC105052604 gene encoding pentatricopeptide repeat-containing protein At3g29230, with the protein MPHLPSILPTPPTHPTCLSLLQSCASIPRFLQIHAQMLRNHLFQDPFAAAKLVEFATTFPQGSLHYAHKLFSQIPHPTIFSWNTLIRGFANSPSPVPSLQLFRRLLSSSSRPNSYTFPFLLKACTRLSALDAGEQLHSFMIKAGADRDIFSINGLIHMYTTCQRVDLGHRVFNTSKELDIVSWNAMLSGCINCGLFNRAQQLFDEMPERGIVSWNAMINGYARSGDIKTALELFDQMPEQNVDSWNTLIAGHVKCGRLDMARKLFDQMPIKNVVSWSAMISGYAQGDCPNEALALFEKMKELGMRPNLAAIVSMLSACSQLGALEQGRQVHAYIERNKMKMDPIIGTALIDMYAKCGCIDKAFEVFDALVPKDVFSWTAMITGLAVNGHGMKALELFAQMELDGIRPNEVTFIGVLCACSHGGLVELAEGYFDSMRATYGLEPTIEHYGCMVDALGRAGLLEEAVSLLQAVPPNAVLWGSLLGACWIHGNAEVAEYVIDHLIKLKPEDGGVYVLLSNIYATRGRWDEARRTRMLMESKRLEKIPGCSSIEVCGIVHNFRVRDRSHPKTFEIYQMLDEIGVELKLAGCQPITTPVLFDIEEEHAVAHHSQFIMTAFFVAGKKNVKAL; encoded by the coding sequence ATGCCCCATCTCCCTTCAATCCTCCCCACCCCGCCAACCCACCCAACCTGCCTCTCCTTGCTTCAATCATGCGCTTCCATCCCCCGTTTCCTCCAAATCCACGCCCAAATGCTCCGAAACCACCTTTTCCAAGACCCCTTCGCCGCTGCCAAGCTTGTCGAGTTCGCCACTACCTTTCCCCAGGGCAGCCTTCACTATGCCCACAAGCTGTTCTCCCAAATACCCCACCCAACGATCTTTTCATGGAACACCCTTATCCGAGGCTTCGCCAATTCCCCTTCCCCCGTCCCTTCCCTCCAGCTCTTCCGTCGCCTGCTCTCCTCCAGTTCCCGGCCCAATTCCTACACTTTTCCTTTCCTCCTCAAGGCGTGCACCCGCCTCTCCGCCCTTGACGCTGGCGAGCAACTCCACAGCTTCATGATCAAGGCCGGGGCTGACCGTGACATCTTCTCGATCAATGGCTTGATCCACATGTACACCACTTGCCAAAGAGTCGATCTTGGGCACCGGGTGTTTAATACGAGCAAGGAATTGGACATCGTCTCATGGAATGCTATGCTGTCGGGGTGCATAAATTGTGGACTTTTTAATCGCGCTCAGCAGCTGTTCGATGAGATGCCAGAAAGGGGGATTGTTTCTTGGAATGCAATGATAAATGGGTATGCTAGGTCCGGCGATATCAAAACAGCTTTGGAGCTATTCGATCAGATGCCGGAACAGAATGTAGACTCTTGGAATACTCTTATTGCTGGGCATGTGAAGTGTGGTCGGTTGGATATGGCTCGGAAACTCTTTGACCAGATGCCCATAAAGAATGTTGTGTCTTGGAGTGCAATGATAAGTGGGTATGCTCAAGGGGACTGCCCAAACGAGGCATTGGCTTTGTTTGAAAAGATGAAGGAATTGGGGATGAGGCCCAATTTGGCAGCAATTGTGAGCATGCTTTCAGCTTGCTCCCAACTAGGAGCTCTCGAGCAAGGGAGGCAAGTTCATGCTTACATTGAAAGgaacaaaatgaagatggatcCAATTATTGGAACGGCGCTTATAGACATGTATGCCAAATGTGGGTGTATCGATAAAGCATTCGAGGTTTTTGATGCTTTGGTGCCAAAGGATGTGTTCTCGTGGACAGCGATGATCACCGGTCTAGCAGTGAATGGGCATGGCATGAAGGCCTTGGAGCTCTTTGCCCAGATGGAATTGGATGGGATAAGGCCCAATGAGGTCACCTTCATCGGTGTCCTTTGTGCTTGCAGCCATGGAGGGTTGGTTGAGTTAGCAGAAGGATACTTTGATTCGATGAGGGCAACATATGGACTGGAACCGACAATTGAGCATTATGGCTGTATGGTCGATGCATTGGGACGAGCTGGGCTCTTGGAAGAGGCAGTTTCCCTTCTGCAAGCTGTACCACCCAATGCTGTGTTGTGGGGGTCTTTGCTTGGTGCTTGTTGGATCCATGGAAACGCCGAGGTAGCAGAGTATGTCATCGATCACCTCATCAAGCTAAAGCCCGAAGATGGTGGGGTTTATGTGCTGTTGTCTAATATCTATGCCACGAGAGGAAGGTGGGATGAAGCTAGAAGGACGAGAATGCTAATGGAGTCAAAGCGTCTTGAGAAGATCCCTGGTTGTAGCTCGATTGAGGTCTGTGGCATTGTTCATAACTTCCGTGTGAGAGATAGATCACACCCTAAAACATTTGAAATCTATCAAATGTTAGATGAGATTGGTGTGGAATTAAAACTTGCTGGCTGCCAACCAATCACAACACCAGTGTTATTTGATATAGAGGAAGAGCATGCAGTTGCTCACCATAGCCAGTTCATAATGACTGCATTTTTTGTTGCTGGAAAAAAGAATGTCAAGGCCTTGTAA